One region of Azoarcus sp. CIB genomic DNA includes:
- a CDS encoding cupin domain-containing protein: MPDSGNLLDTLPPPGGDESFDTLFERASTRIERIVSHGHASPPGFWYDQAQAEWVIVVQGEAVLAFADGERREMRAGDWVAIAPHRRHRVESTGPATVWLAVHVD, encoded by the coding sequence ATGCCCGACAGCGGCAACCTCCTCGACACGCTGCCGCCGCCCGGCGGCGACGAAAGCTTCGACACCCTGTTCGAGCGCGCCAGCACGCGCATCGAGCGCATCGTCTCGCACGGCCACGCCAGCCCGCCCGGCTTCTGGTACGACCAGGCGCAGGCCGAGTGGGTGATCGTCGTGCAGGGCGAGGCGGTACTCGCGTTCGCGGACGGCGAACGGCGCGAGATGCGCGCGGGCGACTGGGTCGCGATCGCGCCGCACCGCCGCCACCGCGTCGAATCGACCGGCCCCGCGACCGTCTGGCTCGCCGTGCATGTAGACTGA
- the paaG gene encoding 2-(1,2-epoxy-1,2-dihydrophenyl)acetyl-CoA isomerase PaaG — translation MSSALGRTDWSMQGETIRLDVVEGVATLTLNRPDRLNSFTARMHEEVRAALAKVREGRAAGVVRVLVLTGAGRGFCAGQDLSDRAVAPGEKPVDLGESVEKNYKPLVLALRSLELPVIAAVNGVAAGAGASIALACDLVFAARSASFIQSFSKLGVVPDTGGSWILPRLVGPARAMGMALLGEKLSAEQAEAWGLIWKCVDDEALLPTVQQVAAGLAKGPTFGYAKTKQAMWASSTNDFETQLNLERDLMTVCGQSNDYREGVAAFMEKRSPNFKGD, via the coding sequence ATGAGCAGCGCGTTGGGCAGAACGGATTGGAGCATGCAGGGCGAGACGATTCGCCTCGATGTGGTCGAAGGCGTCGCGACGCTGACGCTGAACCGGCCGGACCGGCTGAACTCGTTCACGGCCCGGATGCACGAGGAGGTGCGTGCGGCGCTGGCGAAGGTCAGGGAAGGCCGCGCGGCGGGCGTCGTGCGCGTGCTGGTGCTGACCGGCGCGGGGCGCGGCTTCTGTGCCGGGCAGGACCTGTCGGACCGCGCCGTGGCGCCGGGCGAGAAGCCGGTCGACCTGGGCGAATCGGTCGAGAAGAACTATAAGCCGCTGGTGCTCGCGCTGCGCAGCCTGGAGCTGCCGGTGATCGCCGCGGTGAACGGCGTCGCGGCCGGTGCCGGCGCGAGCATCGCACTGGCGTGCGACCTCGTGTTCGCGGCGCGCTCGGCGAGCTTCATCCAGTCCTTCAGCAAGCTCGGCGTCGTACCGGACACCGGCGGCAGCTGGATCCTGCCGCGCCTCGTCGGCCCGGCGCGTGCGATGGGCATGGCGCTGCTGGGCGAAAAGCTGTCGGCCGAGCAGGCCGAGGCCTGGGGCCTGATCTGGAAGTGCGTCGATGACGAAGCGCTGTTGCCGACCGTGCAGCAGGTCGCCGCCGGTCTCGCCAAAGGCCCGACCTTCGGCTACGCGAAGACCAAGCAGGCGATGTGGGCAAGCTCGACCAACGACTTCGAGACCCAGCTCAACCTCGAGCGCGACCTGATGACCGTGTGCGGCCAGTCGAACGACTACCGCGAAGGGGTCGCCGCGTTCATGGAAAAGCGCAGCCCGAATTTCAAGGGTGATTGA
- the paaH gene encoding 3-hydroxyacyl-CoA dehydrogenase PaaH — MSSLGKDVKIVVIGAGAMGSGIAQVAARAGHTVYLFDGRAEAIVAGRAAIDKDLKFLVSKNRLDPAEAAATLERVVPVAALAEVADAGLAIEAIVENLEVKRKLFAELEATLGADAIIASNTSSLSINAMAAGLARPGRLAGLHFFNPAPRMALVEVVSGLNTERDVAECLHATARTWGKMPVHAASTPGFIVNRVARPYYAEALRVLAEHEAEPATLDAILREGCGFAMGPFEVMDLIGHDVNFAVTKSVFEAYFCDRRFAPSPFQQELVAAGRLGRKTGRGIYEYGELAAKAVPQDEPAQDGEPRVTVVGDIGAAAPLLARLEAAGIEVRREAGMHGRRGWMQIGPARVALTDGRTATLRAAEERVPNLVLFDLCLDYATSTRIALTRADQCGQGALRVVAGTFQKAGFKVSAIDDVAGLIALRTVAMLANEAADAVLQGVASARDVDTAMRYGTNYPKGGPLAWADQLGAGFVVEVLANLKDHYGEERYRVSPLLRRKACNGEAMYD; from the coding sequence ATGAGTTCCCTCGGCAAGGATGTAAAGATCGTCGTGATCGGCGCCGGCGCGATGGGCAGCGGCATCGCCCAGGTCGCCGCGCGCGCGGGCCACACCGTGTACCTGTTCGACGGCCGCGCCGAGGCGATCGTCGCCGGGCGCGCGGCGATCGACAAGGATCTGAAGTTCCTCGTGTCGAAGAACCGGCTCGACCCGGCCGAAGCCGCGGCGACGCTCGAGCGCGTCGTGCCGGTCGCGGCGCTGGCCGAGGTGGCGGATGCGGGCCTCGCGATCGAGGCGATCGTCGAGAACCTCGAGGTCAAGCGCAAGCTCTTCGCTGAGCTGGAAGCTACGCTCGGCGCGGACGCGATCATCGCGAGCAACACCTCGTCGCTGTCGATCAACGCGATGGCGGCGGGGCTCGCCCGTCCCGGTCGGCTCGCCGGCCTGCACTTCTTCAATCCCGCGCCGCGCATGGCGCTGGTCGAGGTGGTGTCGGGGCTCAACACCGAGCGCGACGTCGCCGAGTGCCTGCACGCGACCGCGCGCACCTGGGGCAAGATGCCCGTGCATGCGGCCTCGACGCCCGGCTTCATCGTGAACCGCGTCGCGCGTCCCTACTATGCGGAGGCGCTGCGCGTGCTGGCCGAGCACGAGGCGGAGCCGGCGACGCTGGACGCGATCCTGCGCGAGGGCTGCGGCTTCGCGATGGGGCCCTTCGAGGTGATGGACCTGATCGGCCACGACGTGAACTTCGCGGTGACCAAGTCGGTGTTCGAGGCCTACTTCTGCGACCGCCGCTTTGCGCCGAGCCCGTTCCAGCAGGAGCTCGTCGCCGCCGGGCGGCTGGGGCGCAAGACCGGGCGCGGCATCTACGAATACGGCGAACTCGCCGCGAAGGCCGTGCCGCAGGACGAGCCGGCACAGGACGGCGAGCCGCGCGTCACCGTGGTCGGCGACATCGGCGCGGCGGCGCCGCTGCTGGCGCGCCTTGAAGCGGCCGGTATCGAGGTGCGGCGCGAGGCGGGCATGCACGGCAGGCGCGGCTGGATGCAGATCGGCCCTGCGCGCGTCGCGCTCACCGACGGCCGCACCGCGACGCTGCGCGCGGCCGAGGAGCGCGTGCCGAACCTCGTGCTCTTCGACCTGTGCCTCGACTACGCGACCAGCACCCGCATCGCGCTCACGCGCGCCGACCAGTGCGGGCAGGGCGCCTTGCGCGTCGTCGCCGGCACCTTCCAGAAGGCCGGCTTCAAGGTCAGCGCGATCGACGACGTCGCCGGGCTGATCGCGCTGCGCACCGTCGCGATGCTCGCCAACGAGGCCGCCGACGCGGTGCTGCAGGGCGTGGCGAGCGCGCGCGACGTCGATACGGCGATGCGCTACGGCACCAACTATCCGAAGGGCGGCCCGCTCGCGTGGGCCGACCAGCTCGGGGCGGGTTTCGTCGTCGAGGTGCTCGCGAATCTCAAGGATCACTACGGCGAGGAGCGCTATCGCGTGTCGCCGCTGCTGCGCCGCAAGGCCTGCAACGGGGAGGCGATGTATGACTGA
- the paaN gene encoding phenylacetic acid degradation protein PaaN — protein MSHAASTTTPAQLFDKHHATLEAAVQAIHARGYWTPYPEMPSPKVYGETAQDDGRRAVEATFGQEFELGQPGRSGWMASERSPYGVELGVRYPVCDADALIAAAHAAMPGWQRIGAQGRAGVCLEILDRINKKSFEIAHAVMLTTGQGWMMAFQAGGPHAQDRGLEAVAYAYREMKFVPHETVWEKPQGKNPPLKMKKHFEIVGRGVALVIGCGTFPTWNTYPGLFAALATGNPVIVKPHQNAILPAAITVRIAREVLAEAGLDPNLVTLAAFDKREATQALATHPAVKSIDFTGGNSFGQWLISNAKQAQVYAELAGVNNVVIESTDQYKAMLRNLAFTLCLYSGQMCTTTQAILVPGGGIDTDQGHKTYDEVCADLAASIDKFLADPAVATAVLGAIQSPDTLARIAEAPEHGRVVLASKKIAHAEFPGAEVHSPVLLACDAADEKSYMEERFGPIAFVVKVADGAAAVALSERIVREHGALTVGIYSTKPEVVDAMTEASWHAGVALSINLTGGVFVNQSAGFSDYHGVGMNPAANASLSDSAFVANRFRVVQRRYHVE, from the coding sequence ATGTCCCACGCCGCGTCCACCACCACGCCCGCCCAGTTGTTCGACAAGCACCACGCGACCCTCGAAGCCGCCGTCCAGGCGATCCACGCCCGCGGCTACTGGACGCCCTACCCCGAGATGCCCAGCCCCAAGGTGTATGGAGAAACGGCACAGGATGACGGACGCCGCGCCGTCGAGGCCACCTTCGGCCAGGAGTTCGAGCTCGGCCAGCCCGGCCGGAGCGGCTGGATGGCGAGCGAGCGTTCGCCCTACGGCGTCGAGTTGGGCGTGCGCTACCCGGTGTGCGACGCCGACGCGCTGATCGCCGCCGCGCACGCCGCGATGCCGGGCTGGCAGCGCATCGGCGCGCAGGGCCGCGCCGGCGTGTGCCTGGAGATCCTCGATCGCATCAACAAGAAGAGCTTCGAGATCGCTCACGCGGTGATGCTCACCACCGGCCAGGGCTGGATGATGGCCTTCCAGGCCGGCGGCCCGCACGCGCAGGACCGCGGCCTCGAAGCCGTCGCCTACGCCTACCGCGAGATGAAGTTCGTGCCGCACGAGACGGTGTGGGAGAAGCCGCAGGGCAAGAACCCGCCGCTCAAGATGAAGAAGCACTTCGAGATCGTCGGCCGCGGCGTCGCGCTGGTGATCGGCTGCGGCACCTTCCCGACCTGGAACACCTACCCGGGCCTCTTCGCCGCGCTCGCGACCGGCAACCCGGTCATTGTCAAGCCGCACCAGAACGCGATCCTGCCAGCCGCGATCACTGTGCGCATCGCGCGCGAAGTGCTCGCCGAGGCCGGCCTCGACCCCAACCTCGTCACGCTCGCCGCCTTCGACAAGCGCGAGGCCACGCAGGCGCTGGCGACCCACCCGGCGGTGAAATCCATCGACTTCACCGGCGGCAACAGCTTCGGCCAGTGGCTGATCAGCAATGCGAAGCAGGCGCAGGTATACGCCGAACTCGCCGGCGTGAACAACGTCGTCATCGAATCCACCGACCAGTACAAGGCGATGCTGAGGAACCTCGCCTTCACGCTGTGCCTGTACTCGGGCCAGATGTGCACGACGACACAGGCGATCCTCGTGCCGGGCGGCGGCATCGACACCGACCAGGGGCACAAGACCTACGACGAGGTGTGCGCCGATCTCGCCGCATCGATCGACAAGTTCCTCGCCGACCCGGCGGTCGCGACCGCCGTGCTGGGTGCGATCCAGTCGCCCGACACCCTCGCCCGCATCGCCGAGGCGCCCGAGCACGGCCGCGTCGTGCTCGCATCGAAGAAGATCGCCCACGCCGAGTTCCCCGGCGCCGAAGTGCATTCGCCGGTACTGCTCGCGTGCGACGCTGCCGACGAGAAGAGCTACATGGAAGAGCGCTTCGGCCCGATCGCCTTCGTCGTGAAGGTCGCCGACGGTGCCGCCGCGGTTGCGCTGTCCGAGCGCATCGTGCGCGAGCACGGCGCGCTCACGGTCGGTATTTACTCGACGAAGCCGGAAGTCGTCGACGCGATGACCGAGGCGAGCTGGCACGCCGGCGTCGCGCTGTCGATCAACCTCACCGGCGGCGTGTTCGTGAACCAGTCGGCGGGCTTCTCCGACTACCACGGCGTGGGCATGAACCCGGCCGCCAACGCGAGCCTGTCCGACAGCGCCTTCGTCGCCAACCGCTTCCGCGTCGTGCAGCGCCGCTACCACGTCGAGTAA
- the paaK gene encoding phenylacetate--CoA ligase PaaK, whose amino-acid sequence MPVKTPSPGDLEAIETASQDELRALQLERMKWSVRHAYENVAHYRKAFDAKGVHPDDLKTLADLAKFPFTAKSDLRDNYPFGMFAVPREKVARVHASSGTTGKPTVVGYTLKDIDTWASVVARSIRAAGGRAGDMVHVSYGYGLFTGGLGAHYGAERLGCTVVPMSGGQTEKQIQVIQDFRPDIIMVTPSYMLTILDEMERMGIDPKSTSLKVGIFGAEPWTQGMREAMEARSGLDAVDIYGLSEVMGPGVASECVESKDGPVVWEDHFYPEIIDPKTGEVLPDGEEGELVFTTLTKEAMPVIRYRTRDLTRLLPPTSRAMRRMAKITGRSDDMLIIRGVNLFPTQIEELICHMPQLAAQYVLEVDKKGHMDTLTVKVELDPDAVVGRHPEQKEAIGEELAHRIKTFIGVSAKVIVGEPFSIERVTIGKAKRVIDHRPKE is encoded by the coding sequence ATGCCCGTAAAGACCCCGTCGCCCGGCGACCTGGAAGCGATCGAAACTGCCAGTCAGGATGAGCTGCGCGCGCTGCAGCTCGAACGCATGAAGTGGAGCGTGCGCCACGCCTACGAGAACGTGGCGCACTACCGCAAGGCTTTCGACGCCAAGGGCGTGCATCCGGACGACCTGAAGACGCTCGCCGATCTGGCGAAATTTCCCTTCACCGCGAAGAGCGACCTGCGCGACAACTACCCCTTCGGCATGTTCGCGGTGCCGCGCGAGAAGGTCGCGCGCGTGCATGCGTCGTCCGGCACGACCGGCAAGCCGACAGTGGTCGGCTACACGCTGAAGGACATCGACACCTGGGCCTCCGTCGTCGCGCGCTCGATCCGTGCCGCGGGCGGCCGCGCCGGCGACATGGTGCATGTGTCCTACGGCTACGGCCTCTTTACCGGCGGGCTGGGCGCGCATTATGGCGCCGAGCGGCTCGGCTGCACCGTCGTGCCGATGTCCGGCGGGCAGACCGAGAAGCAGATCCAGGTGATCCAGGACTTCAGGCCCGACATCATCATGGTGACGCCGTCCTACATGCTGACCATCCTCGACGAGATGGAGCGCATGGGCATCGACCCGAAATCGACCTCGCTGAAGGTCGGCATCTTCGGCGCCGAGCCCTGGACGCAGGGCATGCGCGAGGCGATGGAAGCGCGGTCGGGACTCGACGCCGTCGACATCTATGGCCTGTCGGAAGTGATGGGCCCGGGTGTGGCCAGCGAGTGCGTCGAGAGCAAGGACGGCCCGGTGGTGTGGGAAGACCATTTCTACCCCGAGATCATCGACCCGAAGACCGGCGAAGTGCTGCCGGACGGCGAGGAAGGCGAGCTGGTGTTCACGACGCTGACCAAGGAAGCGATGCCGGTGATCCGCTACCGCACGCGCGACCTCACGCGCCTGCTGCCGCCGACCTCGCGCGCCATGCGGCGCATGGCCAAGATCACCGGCCGTTCCGACGACATGCTGATCATCCGCGGGGTGAACCTCTTCCCGACGCAGATCGAGGAGCTGATCTGCCACATGCCCCAGCTCGCCGCGCAATACGTGCTGGAAGTCGACAAGAAGGGCCACATGGACACGCTGACGGTGAAGGTCGAGCTGGACCCGGATGCGGTCGTCGGCCGGCATCCCGAGCAGAAGGAAGCGATCGGCGAGGAGCTCGCGCATCGCATCAAGACCTTCATCGGCGTCTCGGCGAAGGTCATCGTCGGCGAGCCGTTCTCGATCGAGCGCGTGACGATCGGCAAGGCGAAACGGGTCATCGACCACCGCCCCAAAGAGTGA
- the paaA gene encoding 1,2-phenylacetyl-CoA epoxidase subunit PaaA, translated as MYTQALDIPQQGADKGPKAIENPAYQVEFDAKIDAGGYIEAKDWMPEAYRKTLVRQISQHAHSEIVGMLPEGNWITRAPTLKRKAILIAKVQDEGGHGLYLYAAAETLGVSRDELLDALHTGRAKYSSIFNYPTLTWADIGVIGWLVDGAAIMNQIPLCKCSYGPYARAMVRICKEESFHQRQGYDLLLAMMKGTQEQREMVQDAVNRWWWPSIMMFGPHDKDSPNSAQSSRWGIKRISNDDLRQKFVDATVEQAKVLGVTMPDPELKWNAERGHHDFGAIDWDEFWNVVNGHGQGNVDRLSARVKAWEDGAWVREAALEHERKRAVREHQAA; from the coding sequence ATGTATACCCAAGCACTGGACATCCCGCAGCAGGGTGCCGACAAGGGGCCCAAGGCCATCGAGAACCCGGCTTACCAGGTCGAGTTCGACGCGAAGATCGACGCCGGCGGCTACATCGAGGCCAAGGATTGGATGCCCGAGGCCTACCGCAAGACCCTGGTGCGCCAGATCAGCCAGCACGCGCATTCCGAGATCGTCGGCATGCTGCCCGAAGGCAACTGGATCACGCGCGCGCCGACGCTGAAGCGCAAGGCGATCCTGATCGCCAAGGTGCAGGACGAGGGCGGCCACGGCCTGTACCTCTACGCTGCGGCCGAGACGCTGGGCGTGTCGCGCGACGAGCTGCTCGACGCGCTGCACACCGGCCGCGCCAAGTACAGCTCGATCTTCAACTACCCGACGCTGACCTGGGCGGACATCGGCGTGATCGGCTGGCTGGTCGACGGCGCCGCGATCATGAACCAGATCCCGCTGTGCAAGTGCAGCTACGGCCCCTATGCGCGCGCGATGGTGCGCATCTGCAAGGAGGAATCCTTCCACCAGCGCCAGGGCTACGACCTGCTGCTGGCGATGATGAAGGGCACCCAGGAGCAGCGCGAGATGGTGCAGGACGCGGTCAATCGCTGGTGGTGGCCGTCGATCATGATGTTCGGCCCGCACGACAAGGATTCCCCCAACTCGGCGCAAAGTTCGCGCTGGGGCATCAAGCGCATCTCCAACGACGACCTGCGCCAGAAGTTCGTCGATGCGACCGTCGAACAGGCGAAGGTGCTGGGCGTGACGATGCCCGACCCGGAACTCAAGTGGAACGCCGAGCGCGGCCACCACGATTTCGGCGCGATCGACTGGGACGAGTTCTGGAACGTCGTCAATGGCCACGGCCAGGGCAACGTCGACCGCCTTTCAGCGCGCGTGAAGGCGTGGGAAGACGGCGCCTGGGTGCGCGAGGCCGCGCTCGAGCACGAGCGCAAGCGGGCCGTGCGCGAACACCAGGCCGCCTGA
- the paaI gene encoding hydroxyphenylacetyl-CoA thioesterase PaaI yields MTEAGYRDLTNGLDPQLVAERVRDGMAENDRVLRANGIRFEAVGPGYAKVTMTVREEMLNGFAICHGGFITVLADTAFAYACNSYNEQTVASGISLDFMAPGRPGEVLCAEAREVFAAGRTGVYDISVTNPKGELIAVMRGRSYRLKGRAVVEL; encoded by the coding sequence ATGACTGAGGCGGGCTATCGCGATCTCACGAACGGGCTGGATCCGCAGCTCGTCGCCGAGCGCGTGCGCGACGGCATGGCGGAGAACGACCGCGTGCTGCGCGCCAACGGCATTCGCTTCGAGGCGGTCGGCCCGGGCTACGCGAAGGTGACGATGACGGTGCGCGAGGAGATGTTGAACGGCTTCGCGATCTGCCACGGCGGCTTCATCACGGTGCTCGCCGACACGGCCTTCGCCTACGCGTGCAACAGCTACAACGAGCAGACCGTGGCGTCCGGCATCAGCCTCGACTTCATGGCGCCGGGCCGTCCCGGTGAGGTTCTGTGCGCCGAGGCGAGGGAAGTGTTCGCCGCCGGGCGCACCGGTGTGTACGACATCAGCGTCACCAACCCCAAGGGCGAGCTGATCGCGGTGATGCGCGGCAGGTCCTACCGGCTGAAGGGCAGGGCCGTCGTCGAGTTGTGA
- the paaB gene encoding 1,2-phenylacetyl-CoA epoxidase subunit PaaB, with amino-acid sequence MERKEWPLWEVFVRSRNGLDHKHCGSVHAPDAKLALQVARDVYTRRQEGVSIWVVQADHIVASDPDAKPELFDPAEDKIYRHPTFYQLPDEVNHM; translated from the coding sequence ATGGAACGCAAGGAATGGCCGCTGTGGGAAGTCTTCGTGCGCAGCCGCAACGGACTCGATCACAAGCACTGCGGCAGCGTGCACGCGCCCGACGCCAAGCTCGCGCTGCAGGTCGCGCGCGACGTGTATACCCGTCGCCAGGAAGGCGTGAGCATCTGGGTGGTGCAGGCCGACCACATCGTCGCCTCCGACCCGGACGCCAAGCCCGAGCTGTTCGACCCGGCCGAGGACAAGATCTACCGGCATCCGACCTTCTACCAGCTGCCCGACGAAGTTAACCACATGTGA
- a CDS encoding sulfatase-like hydrolase/transferase yields the protein MRVRKLLKPLAILVGCLLYALPDWLTDEFGSVTIDQVLYHLRFGAEGLMTSDPELTRRFLWRALALPVALAMVLWGLDEWVNHLRAHPEKWPVPWLRRGWYWLRVGMRRVGRALARFTRHGVSRAIPLIVLGAGVAFFIDSFSLARYVRAYFGEDYFAGSYVDPSRVSVKRGKEQPKNLVLIYVESLESTYSDPALFGRDLLYRLNAFKGKPRVVSFDSYREMMGAHFTIAGIVATQCGLPLKSVALFGGNAQGEQVESFLPRARCLGDILASNGYTNIFLNGSSLAFAGVGKFFKDHHYSKVMGREEWVNAGERPELMSGWGLYDDDLFRHARSELDALMKSRKPFNLTVLTIDMHHPYGHLSSTCERQGFQDFEGIVECTAGQVADFIEYINKKGWSDRIAVVVQGDHLAMGNTSYDKLVKNPERRVYNLLIGADKKLVKNTDEVTHFDMLPTMLRMLGFEVEGERAGLGYAAIGPANVPRPPDRIARMTEQLMNYSATYRALWDIPVIEPVATGAGGPADVVVTPVPVPPRPPARTTVQRDIAHDR from the coding sequence ATGCGTGTCCGAAAGCTGCTCAAACCCCTGGCGATCCTCGTCGGCTGCCTGCTGTATGCGCTGCCCGACTGGCTCACCGACGAGTTCGGCTCGGTCACGATAGATCAGGTGCTCTACCACCTGCGCTTCGGTGCCGAAGGCCTGATGACCAGCGACCCCGAGCTGACCCGTCGCTTCCTGTGGCGCGCGCTGGCGTTGCCGGTCGCGCTGGCGATGGTGCTGTGGGGGCTGGACGAGTGGGTCAACCACCTGCGCGCGCATCCGGAGAAGTGGCCGGTGCCGTGGCTGCGCCGCGGTTGGTACTGGCTGCGTGTCGGCATGCGCCGCGTCGGCCGCGCGCTGGCGCGCTTCACGCGCCACGGCGTGTCGCGGGCGATCCCGCTGATCGTGCTCGGGGCGGGCGTCGCCTTCTTCATCGACAGCTTCTCGCTGGCGCGCTACGTGCGGGCCTACTTCGGCGAGGATTATTTCGCCGGCTCCTACGTCGACCCGAGCCGCGTGTCGGTCAAGCGCGGCAAGGAGCAGCCGAAGAACCTCGTGCTGATCTACGTCGAGAGCCTCGAGAGCACCTATTCCGATCCGGCGCTGTTCGGGCGCGACCTCCTGTACCGGCTCAACGCCTTCAAGGGCAAGCCGCGGGTGGTGTCCTTCGACAGCTACCGCGAGATGATGGGCGCGCACTTCACGATTGCCGGCATCGTCGCGACACAGTGCGGCCTGCCGCTGAAGTCGGTGGCGCTGTTCGGCGGCAATGCGCAGGGCGAGCAGGTCGAGAGCTTCCTGCCGCGCGCCCGCTGCCTCGGCGACATCCTCGCGAGCAACGGCTACACCAACATCTTCCTCAACGGTTCCAGCCTCGCCTTCGCCGGCGTCGGCAAGTTCTTCAAGGATCACCACTACAGCAAGGTGATGGGGCGCGAGGAGTGGGTGAACGCGGGCGAGCGGCCGGAGCTGATGAGCGGCTGGGGGCTGTACGACGACGATCTGTTCCGCCACGCCCGCAGCGAGCTCGATGCGCTGATGAAGTCGCGCAAGCCCTTCAACCTCACCGTCCTCACGATCGACATGCACCACCCCTACGGCCACCTCTCGTCGACCTGCGAGCGCCAGGGCTTCCAGGACTTCGAGGGCATCGTCGAATGCACGGCGGGGCAGGTCGCGGACTTCATCGAGTACATCAACAAGAAGGGCTGGTCGGACCGCATCGCGGTCGTCGTGCAGGGCGACCATCTCGCGATGGGCAACACCTCGTACGACAAGCTGGTGAAGAATCCGGAGCGGCGCGTGTACAACCTGCTGATCGGCGCCGACAAGAAGCTCGTGAAGAACACCGACGAGGTCACGCACTTCGACATGCTGCCGACCATGCTGAGGATGCTCGGCTTCGAGGTCGAGGGCGAGCGCGCCGGCCTCGGCTACGCGGCGATCGGTCCGGCCAACGTGCCGCGCCCGCCGGATCGCATCGCCAGGATGACCGAGCAGCTGATGAACTACAGCGCGACTTACCGCGCGCTGTGGGACATTCCGGTGATCGAGCCCGTGGCGACAGGCGCCGGCGGGCCTGCGGACGTGGTCGTGACGCCGGTGCCGGTGCCGCCGCGTCCGCCTGCGCGCACCACCGTGCAGCGCGACATCGCGCACGACCGCTGA
- the dmeF gene encoding CDF family Co(II)/Ni(II) efflux transporter DmeF, translating to MSPESPQYWTPNHSFDDGNAAGERGTRLVLLITAVTMVVEIAAGWWFNSMALLADGWHMSSHALAIGLSALAYAAARRYADDPRFAFGTWKIEILAGFASAIFLIGVALAMVIGSVERLLAPQDIRFPEAITVAVLGLVVNVVCALILNHAGEHSHGGHGHAHHDPAHAHDHDHSDHHDHHHHDLNLRAAYLHVVVDAATSVLAIVALLGGMLYGWNWLDPAMGIVGAVLVARWSRGLLRDTGRVLLDREMDHPVVGEIREALASHPHWPEAPRIVDLHVWRVGRNRFAAIVSVLTGDPTITPTAIKRALAPHEELIHISVEVNRPQDAA from the coding sequence ATGTCCCCCGAATCCCCGCAATACTGGACCCCGAACCACAGCTTCGACGACGGCAATGCCGCCGGCGAGCGCGGCACGCGCCTCGTGCTGCTGATCACCGCGGTGACGATGGTGGTCGAGATCGCCGCCGGCTGGTGGTTCAACTCGATGGCGCTGCTCGCCGACGGCTGGCACATGAGCTCCCACGCGCTCGCGATCGGCCTCTCGGCGCTCGCCTACGCCGCCGCGCGGCGCTACGCCGACGATCCGCGCTTCGCCTTCGGCACGTGGAAGATCGAGATCCTCGCGGGTTTCGCGAGCGCGATCTTCCTCATCGGCGTCGCGCTCGCGATGGTCATCGGCTCGGTGGAGCGCCTGCTCGCGCCGCAGGACATCCGCTTCCCCGAGGCGATCACGGTCGCGGTGCTCGGCCTCGTCGTAAACGTGGTGTGCGCGCTGATCCTCAACCACGCGGGCGAGCATTCGCACGGCGGACACGGGCATGCGCATCACGACCCTGCCCACGCGCATGATCACGATCACAGCGACCACCACGATCACCATCATCACGACCTCAACCTGCGCGCCGCCTACCTGCACGTGGTCGTCGATGCGGCGACCTCGGTGCTGGCGATCGTCGCGCTGCTGGGCGGCATGCTGTACGGCTGGAACTGGCTGGACCCGGCGATGGGCATCGTCGGCGCGGTACTGGTCGCACGCTGGTCGCGCGGACTGCTGCGCGACACCGGCCGCGTACTGCTCGACCGCGAGATGGATCACCCGGTTGTCGGCGAGATCCGCGAGGCGCTCGCGAGCCACCCGCACTGGCCCGAGGCGCCGCGCATCGTGGACCTGCATGTGTGGCGCGTCGGCCGCAACCGCTTCGCCGCGATCGTCAGCGTGCTCACCGGCGACCCGACGATCACGCCCACCGCGATCAAGCGCGCGCTCGCCCCGCACGAGGAGCTGATCCACATCTCGGTGGAGGTGAACCGCCCGCAGGACGCCGCCTGA